A window from Borrelia sp. P9F1 encodes these proteins:
- a CDS encoding YbaB/EbfC family nucleoid-associated protein produces MAVNPLDFLKNMSNLKDNVDSIKKEMSQIVVYGKAGSDVIVVEMNGEFFVKKVTVKEEFFSDLDNEALEQMIKAAFNDAIFKVKEELKSKAMGSIPFGI; encoded by the coding sequence ATGGCAGTCAATCCGTTAGATTTTTTAAAAAATATGTCAAACCTTAAGGATAATGTTGACAGTATTAAAAAGGAAATGTCTCAGATTGTTGTTTATGGCAAAGCGGGGAGCGATGTTATTGTTGTTGAGATGAATGGAGAATTTTTTGTTAAAAAGGTCACAGTTAAGGAAGAATTTTTTAGTGATTTGGACAATGAAGCTCTTGAGCAGATGATAAAGGCGGCTTTTAATGATGCCATTTTCAAGGTTAAGGAAGAGCTAAAGTCAAAGGCAATGGGTTCTATTCCGTTTGGGATTTAA